The window CAGAGAGAAATCGAGTGGAAAAATCGCCGGCCAGAAAACGCGGATGCGCCAGCACCGTCTTATGAAAGCCGATTGTCGTCTTCACTCCTGAAATCCGATATTCATCCAATGCCCGTTGTGCCCGGGCTATTGCCTCTAAGCGGTTTTTGCCCCAGACCACAAGTTTTGCAATCATGGGATCATAGAAAATTGGGATTTCAGAAAATATTACAACTCCGGCATCGACCCGCACACCCGGCCCGGCTGGAGGTCGATAGTTCTTCAATACTCCAGTGGATGGTGCAAATCCTTCATCCGGGTCTTCAGCATAAATCCGAAGCTCGATTGCGTGGCCGTTAATTGTGACATCATTCTGCGCAAAGCCAAGCTTCTTCCCTTCAGCGATGGCGATCTGTTCTTTTACCAGATCAAGCCCTGTTATCATTTCTGTCACCGGATGTTCGACCTGCAGGCGGGTGTTGACTTCGAGAAAATAAAACGACCCGTCTTTGTCGACAAGAAACTCCACGGTTCCTGCCCCGACATACTTCGCGCGTTTGGCAATATCGACCGCCGCTTGTCCCATCTTATGGCGAAGTTCCTCCGTCATCACCGGCGATGGGGACTCCTCTATAACTTTCTGGTGTCGGCGCTGGATCGAGCATTCACGTTCGTTCAAGTGCAGATAGTTGCCATGTGTGTCGCAGAGGATTTGGATTTCTATGTGTCGCGGTTGAAGCAGATACTTTTCAATAAACACCCGTCCATCGCCGAAGGCCGATTTGGCTTCGCTGCTCGCCGATTTTAATGACTCGTCAAACTGATCGAGTGCGTCGACCACACGCATCCCTTTTCCGCCACCGCCAGCCGCCGCTTTGATGAGCACCGGGAAGCCTATTTTCACGGCAAACTCTTTGGCTTTCGAAATATCTTTTTCATCGATTGTTGTCCCCGGCACTACCGGAAGCCGTGCCGCAACCGCCATCGCGCGAGCCTCGATCTTATCTCCGAGCACAGTTATTGTCTCGGGGCGCGGCCCAATGAAAATGAGCCCTTCATCGGTGCATCGTTTTGCAAATATCGCGTTCTCTGACAGGAATCCATAGCCGGGATGGACGGCTTCGGCTTTAGAGGCTTTGGCCGCTCTGATGATATTGTCCTGGACAAGGTAGCTCTTTGCGGACGGCGATTCGCCGATATGGTAGGCTTCATCGCACATACGGACATGGTAGGCGGTTTTGTCGGCATCGGAGTAGACGGCAACTGAGCGAATACCGAGTTCGCGGCAGGCTCTCGCTATGCGGACAGCAATTTCGCCTCGATTGGCGATAAGGATTTTTTGGATCTGCTTTATCATTCTGAGTTATTCTTGCGAAAAATAGTCCTCATCAATCTTCTTAAGCTCATATGTTTCTTTTGTAGCAATTCCTATATTATAACGCAACATAAGGAGCGCAAGCTGGTTACCTCCAATCAACACAACTCTCTTGTTAATAGTCTCTACGTATTGTTCGGCATCTTTTGTAAAAGAAGACGTTGTTATCAAAACGCCTCTATGGGCCTTTTTTCCTTCAAGACTTCCCACAAATCCTTGAATGATTGGTCGACCAACAACATTTTCCCATCTCTTCGCTTGCAAAAAGATTTCATCAAGACCGAGTTTGTCTTGTTGGATTACTCCGTCTATTCCACCATCTCCTGAGCGGCCAATTCTTCTGCCAGCGTCAGCCTGAGTACCTCCGTAACCCATCTTGATCAGTAAATCGACAATGAGTTGCTCAAAAAACTCGGGAGACGATTTCTTCACTCGATCTAACACTTCGACGACCAATGCATCATTGATTTCCTTGATTCCTGAATTGATTAACTCTTCGGGCGTCTGAGAGATAGTATCACTGTTACCTTTTGTAATGTCTTCCAGCCTTTTCTTCTTGCTGGGCGGACCTTTAATCGCTTGAAAAACTTGAAACTCTTCAAAACGCATAAGATATTTCCTGTCAATCGACGATGGATTTTCTCGTAAGACGTTAGTTCCTCGTTCAGTTATCTTAAAGACTCCTTTCGATACCCTGTCAATCAATCCAGCCTTCTTAAGATAGGTCCGCGCCCAACCAACCCTGTTACGGAAGATAGATTCAAACCCACTCGGCAACCTTTGAATCATTTCCTCCGGGGAAAGCGTGAATTGTTGAGCAAGAATATTACCAACTTCCACAAGGAGCTTTTCCTTTCCATCGCCATAATGTTTCAGCAATGGTAAAATCAATGCATCATAAGTTGGAATTGCCATTCATTACCCCTACAGCGGAATATTCCCGTGCTTTTTCGCTGGATTTGAATCTTTCTTTGTCTCAAGCATCTCAAACGCCCGAATGAGCCGCAGTCGAGTCGATTTCGGCTCAATTATATCATCCACATATCCGCGCGCCGCGGCAATAAACGGATTGGCAAATTTCTCGCGATACTCGTCTTCCTTCTGTTTAGTCGCGCTCTCAATATCTTTTGACTCCGAGAGTTCCTTTTTAAAAATAATCTCCACTGCACCTTTTGGTCCCATCACCGCAATCTCCGCTGACGGCCAGGCGTAGCTGATATCACCGCGGATATGTTTGGAACTCATAACATCGTATGCCCCGCCGTACGCTTTGCGCGTGATGACTGTGACTTTCGGCACTGTCGCCTCGCAGTAGGCATAGAGCAGTTTTGCGCCGTTGCGGATAATACCGCCATGCTCCTGATCGACACCGGGCATGAATCCCGGCACATCCTCGAATGTGAGCAACGGGATATTGAAGGCATCGCAAAATCGAATAAAGCGCGCCCCTTTGGTCGAGGAATTAATATCGAGAACACCAGCCATGACCGCCGGTTGGTTGGCAACTATCCCGATTGACCGGCCGCCTATCCGTGAAAATCCGACAACAATATTTTGCGCGAATTCCTCATGTACCTCAAAGAAAGTGCCAACATCAACAATGGCACTGATGACATCTTTGATGTCATAGGGCTGGTTGGGGTTTGTCGGAATGATTGTATTGAGCGAATTTTCCTCGCGCTCCAACGGGTCCCCATTAGGAGTAAAGGGCGCGTCCTCGCAGTTGTTCTGCGGCAGATACTCCATGAGTCGTCGGACTTTTGAAATGGCATCGGCTTCGTTTTCACAGGCAAAATGTGAGACGCCAGATTTGCTGGCATGCACCATCGCGCCGCCGAGTTCTTCAGAGGTTACCACTTCATGGGTGACAGTTTTAACCACATTGGGGCCGGTTACAAACATGTACGAGGTCCCTTTGGTCATGAGCACAAAATCAGTAATTGCCGGACTATATACCGCCCCGCCGGCGCATGGGCCAAGGATAAGCGAAATCTGCGGCACAACCCCTGAGGCCAGAGTGTTGCGCAAAAATATATCGGCATAGGCGCCGAGCGATACGACACCCTCCTGGATGCGCGCGCCGCCGGAATCATTGAGTCCGATAATAGGCGCACCGACTTTCATCGCCATATCCATAATCTTGCAGATTTTCTCGGCATGAGCCTCAGAAAGTGAGCCGCCAAGGACAGTAAAATCCTGCGAAAATAAAAACACCTGACGGCCATTTATTTTGGCACATCCGGTGACCACGCCATCGCCGAGAAAGACCTGTTTGTCCAGCCCAAAATCTGTCGACCTATGCGTCGCAAACATATCAAACTCTTCGAAAGAATTCGGATCGACCAGCAGGTCAACCCGTTCACGCGCTGTCAGTTTTCCTTTTTTGTGCTGATCATCTATCCGTTTTTGGCCGCCGCCAAGTTTTGCCTCGCGGCGCATAGCTTCAAGATGGTTGAGTTTGTCTTCGATGGACATTATATTTGAAAATCCTAATGAACGGTTTTGACTGGAGACGTTTTGGCTGTCGATGTATCCAGAACCGGCTCGACAACAATTTTACCTTCGCGCTCGAACACCCGTCCGAACGGAAAGGCTATTTCATGGTCATAGGCGACAATGACCTGCTCCTGTATAATCCGTGGCAGGAGTTGGCGTTTGACATTGAGCGAAGTCAGCGGGAAGACATCGGTTGCAGGAACAAATGGCAAACGCATATGATGCGAAGATGGAAAAATATCGGCGTAATAAAATACTTTGCGACCTTCAGATTCCATCTCTATTCCAAAATGCCCAACTGAGTGGCCGCCAGTGTGAATGGCTCGAATGCCTTGAAATAATTCACAATCGGGCTCGATCAGTTCGAGCTGGCCGGATTCTTTAAGTGGATAGAGTCGTTCAGGGATATACACCGCCGAGGTACGCTCATCGGAATGCAACGCCGCCTCCCACTCTGTTTTTGAGACAATATATTTGGCCTTAGGGAAACGCGGCACATATTTGCCGTTCGCGTCAAACTTGACCGCCCCCCCGCAGTGGTCGGTATGCAGGTGTGTTAAAATCACATAGTCGATGTCTTCGGGCTTGTAACCGAACGACGCCAGCCCGGCATCAAGATTTGAGATGCCATCAGTGCCATAAATCTTCTTCTCCCTGTTGCTCAACGTGTCGCCTAAACCGGCATCAAAAATCATGGTCTTGCCGTGAGCGTTCAGAACAAAAATATTATTGAGCATTGGGATAAGATTATTTTCATCGGCGGGCAACAAACGATTCCACAAAGTCTTGGGAATCACCCCGAACATCAGTCCGCCATCGAGACGGAATTTCTGCTCTACAAACGAACGGATTTCGAACCGTCCAAATTTCATCGGCCACCAATGACATGACCGGCAATGACCAGACGCTGGATTTCCGAAGTCCCTTCGTAGATTTCCAATACGCGCTGGTCGCGGTACATTTTTTCGATAGGCGAGAATTCGCCGATATAGCCATAACCGCCATGAATCTGCATCGCGCGGTCACAGCAAAAACGGGCGGCCTCTGTGGCATACAGCTTTGCCTGTGCGGCTTCGAGACTATACGGCTGTCCTGTATCTTGCAACGTCACGGCTTTATATGTCAGACAACGCGCAGCCTCAAGCCGCACCGACATGTCAGCGATCATCCATTGAATTGCCTGAAGTTTTGCGATAGGCTGGCCGAATGCCTGCCGTTTTTTGGCGTAAGCGACCGATTCATCGAGCGCTCTCTGTGAAAGTCCTACCCCCTGTGCGGCCACGCCAATTCGCGCGCTGTCGAGAGTAGCCAGAGCATAACGGAACCCGCGTCCGTATTCGCCGATGAGATTTTCTTTTTTGATGCGAACATTTTTGAGAACTATTCCGCCTGTTGTAGCGGCCCGCATACCCATTTTGTTTTTGAGAATCCTCTTTTCCCACCCGGGCTGGTCGGTTTCAACGACAAAAGCGGAGACTTTTGGTTTGCCTTCAATTCGGCAGAATAAGACTGCGGTGTCGGCAACATCACCATGCATGATAAAAATCTTCTCGCCATTGACTATGTACCCATCGCCGTCTTCAACTGCGACCGTCGCCTGATTGGCGGCATCGGAACCGGCCTGCGGTTCGGTTAAAACAAAAGCGGCCACGCGCTTTCCATTGATGCATTCAGGGACAAAGCGGGCTTTTACATCCTCGGAAGCAAAATTCAAAATCGGATACGTTGCAAGCTCAGCGACATTGGTGAGTAGCCCCAACGCCGCATCCCAGTAACTGAGTTCCTCGGTGAGGGTGATGTACTCAAGGTGTGAGAGTCCGCGGCCACCGTATTGTTTGGGCATGGCATAACCGATAAATCC is drawn from Candidatus Zixiibacteriota bacterium and contains these coding sequences:
- the accC gene encoding acetyl-CoA carboxylase biotin carboxylase subunit, giving the protein MIKQIQKILIANRGEIAVRIARACRELGIRSVAVYSDADKTAYHVRMCDEAYHIGESPSAKSYLVQDNIIRAAKASKAEAVHPGYGFLSENAIFAKRCTDEGLIFIGPRPETITVLGDKIEARAMAVAARLPVVPGTTIDEKDISKAKEFAVKIGFPVLIKAAAGGGGKGMRVVDALDQFDESLKSASSEAKSAFGDGRVFIEKYLLQPRHIEIQILCDTHGNYLHLNERECSIQRRHQKVIEESPSPVMTEELRHKMGQAAVDIAKRAKYVGAGTVEFLVDKDGSFYFLEVNTRLQVEHPVTEMITGLDLVKEQIAIAEGKKLGFAQNDVTINGHAIELRIYAEDPDEGFAPSTGVLKNYRPPAGPGVRVDAGVVIFSEIPIFYDPMIAKLVVWGKNRLEAIARAQRALDEYRISGVKTTIGFHKTVLAHPRFLAGDFSTRFLSEEYPDNRYSPYDADLAEKAAIASSLDKFLSDRRISVGAGNGHSKEQSLSPWTAVHRKNSLKQFRGSR
- a CDS encoding restriction endonuclease: MAIPTYDALILPLLKHYGDGKEKLLVEVGNILAQQFTLSPEEMIQRLPSGFESIFRNRVGWARTYLKKAGLIDRVSKGVFKITERGTNVLRENPSSIDRKYLMRFEEFQVFQAIKGPPSKKKRLEDITKGNSDTISQTPEELINSGIKEINDALVVEVLDRVKKSSPEFFEQLIVDLLIKMGYGGTQADAGRRIGRSGDGGIDGVIQQDKLGLDEIFLQAKRWENVVGRPIIQGFVGSLEGKKAHRGVLITTSSFTKDAEQYVETINKRVVLIGGNQLALLMLRYNIGIATKETYELKKIDEDYFSQE
- a CDS encoding acyl-CoA carboxylase subunit beta, with amino-acid sequence MSIEDKLNHLEAMRREAKLGGGQKRIDDQHKKGKLTARERVDLLVDPNSFEEFDMFATHRSTDFGLDKQVFLGDGVVTGCAKINGRQVFLFSQDFTVLGGSLSEAHAEKICKIMDMAMKVGAPIIGLNDSGGARIQEGVVSLGAYADIFLRNTLASGVVPQISLILGPCAGGAVYSPAITDFVLMTKGTSYMFVTGPNVVKTVTHEVVTSEELGGAMVHASKSGVSHFACENEADAISKVRRLMEYLPQNNCEDAPFTPNGDPLEREENSLNTIIPTNPNQPYDIKDVISAIVDVGTFFEVHEEFAQNIVVGFSRIGGRSIGIVANQPAVMAGVLDINSSTKGARFIRFCDAFNIPLLTFEDVPGFMPGVDQEHGGIIRNGAKLLYAYCEATVPKVTVITRKAYGGAYDVMSSKHIRGDISYAWPSAEIAVMGPKGAVEIIFKKELSESKDIESATKQKEDEYREKFANPFIAAARGYVDDIIEPKSTRLRLIRAFEMLETKKDSNPAKKHGNIPL
- a CDS encoding MBL fold metallo-hydrolase, which produces MKFGRFEIRSFVEQKFRLDGGLMFGVIPKTLWNRLLPADENNLIPMLNNIFVLNAHGKTMIFDAGLGDTLSNREKKIYGTDGISNLDAGLASFGYKPEDIDYVILTHLHTDHCGGAVKFDANGKYVPRFPKAKYIVSKTEWEAALHSDERTSAVYIPERLYPLKESGQLELIEPDCELFQGIRAIHTGGHSVGHFGIEMESEGRKVFYYADIFPSSHHMRLPFVPATDVFPLTSLNVKRQLLPRIIQEQVIVAYDHEIAFPFGRVFEREGKIVVEPVLDTSTAKTSPVKTVH
- a CDS encoding acyl-CoA dehydrogenase family protein, whose amino-acid sequence is MDTTLEEKIVTPSVSENRKHPFNVDPKQQAVRDEVRTFALEHMVPVSEYWDRLPEPRPFPFELYRKMGQAGFIGYAMPKQYGGRGLSHLEYITLTEELSYWDAALGLLTNVAELATYPILNFASEDVKARFVPECINGKRVAAFVLTEPQAGSDAANQATVAVEDGDGYIVNGEKIFIMHGDVADTAVLFCRIEGKPKVSAFVVETDQPGWEKRILKNKMGMRAATTGGIVLKNVRIKKENLIGEYGRGFRYALATLDSARIGVAAQGVGLSQRALDESVAYAKKRQAFGQPIAKLQAIQWMIADMSVRLEAARCLTYKAVTLQDTGQPYSLEAAQAKLYATEAARFCCDRAMQIHGGYGYIGEFSPIEKMYRDQRVLEIYEGTSEIQRLVIAGHVIGGR